Proteins found in one Chloroflexota bacterium genomic segment:
- a CDS encoding NUDIX hydrolase yields MSDAAAFDRPEWAGVPRDPSGYLDPGRPGHCARCGALTEEIVHGGLPRPVCPVCGWVYYAKNATGAALLIVEDGKALLVQRAHEPYLGQWMLPAGFVEYGELAEETAVREAQEETGLDVELTGLWGLYFGSDDPRNVAHLAVYAARRVGGTLAAGDDAMDARFFGPDDLPAEIAFRAHRRALADWRTDPGRTPLPLSGRGE; encoded by the coding sequence GTGTCCGACGCTGCAGCTTTCGACCGACCCGAGTGGGCGGGTGTCCCGCGCGACCCGAGCGGCTACCTCGATCCGGGACGGCCGGGCCACTGCGCCCGTTGCGGCGCGCTGACCGAGGAGATCGTCCATGGCGGGCTGCCGCGGCCGGTCTGTCCGGTCTGCGGGTGGGTCTACTACGCGAAGAACGCGACCGGGGCGGCACTGCTGATCGTCGAGGACGGCAAGGCGCTGCTGGTGCAACGCGCCCACGAGCCGTACCTGGGACAGTGGATGCTGCCGGCCGGGTTCGTCGAGTACGGGGAGCTGGCCGAGGAAACGGCCGTCCGCGAGGCCCAGGAGGAAACGGGCCTTGACGTCGAGCTGACGGGCCTCTGGGGGCTGTACTTCGGGTCAGACGACCCCCGCAACGTGGCGCATCTGGCGGTCTACGCGGCCCGACGGGTTGGCGGGACGCTGGCGGCCGGCGACGACGCGATGGATGCGCGGTTCTTCGGCCCGGACGACCTGCCGGCCGAGATCGCGTTTCGAGCGCACCGGCGTGCCCTGGCCGACTGGCGCACCGATCCAGGCCGCACGCCGCTGCCGCTCTCGGGGCGCGGCGAGTAG